The DNA window GCGGTTTGCGCCAGGACACTCTGCTTGCTCCCGCCGACGTGAGTCGGGTGAAGAGGATGATCCCGGGTTTCTGAACGATCAGTATAGAACGATCAGTATAGAAGACGGGTCGCCTATCCAATGTCTAAACCAAGGTCTAAACCAAGACCTAAATCAAGATCAAAGACCCAAAGTCAAAGAACCGCATCACGTGCGAAACGATTGAGTGCACAATCCGCAGCACCAATCGAAACAATCGAGGGAAGATCAGCATGGCTCGGGTAAAACGAGGGGTAGCGGCCGCGAAAGGTCGCAAGCGACTACTCAAACTTGCGAAGGGTTACTACGGCGCGAGAAGCAAGCTCGCCGGTACTGCGAAGGAGGCCGTCGACAAGGCGGGTGTCTACGCGTATATCGGTCGCAAGCAACGCAAGCGCGAATTTCGCCGGCTCTGGATTGTGCGGATCAACGCTGCCTGCCGCGATCAAGGTCTCTCGTACAGTCGATTCATCAACGGCCTCAAGCAAGCCGGCGTGGAGATGGATCGCAAAGTCATGGCCGAGTTGGCGGTGAGCGATCCGACGGCCTTCAGCGAACTCGTCAAGAAGGCGAAGGAAGCTGCCACCGCCGCCTGAGCCACGAGATTCCGCCTGAGCACCGTTTCGCACGTCTACCTAGTGTTGATTTCGCCCCAATCTTGATTAGCTGTTGTTTTTCAGGAAGTTGGGCTAGCCTGCCCGGCGGTAAGGCGACGAAAGACAGCGACGAACAGCCAGCAACAGCAGATGGTTCGAGGGCGTCCGAAGCATTGGGACCCTGACAAAGGGAGACGGAATCAATGACGAAGGCTGAGATTGTTGAGCAGATCTACGAGCGGGTCGGTTTCTCGAAGAAAGAAGCAGCTGAGCTCGTCGAAAAAGTCTTCGACATCATCAAGGAAACCCTCGCCCAGGGTGAGAAGGTGAAAATCTCTGGTTTCGGGAACTTCGTCGTTCGCAAAAAGAACGCGCGCAAGGGACGCAACCCGCAGACCGGCGAAGAGATTTTGCTGCAGGCGCGTCAAGTACTCACCTTCAAACCAAGCCTCGTACTCAAGAACATCCTGAACGACGAACCCGTGAAAGAAAGCACCAACGACGACCCCCCGGCCTGATCCATCGAAAGCCCCGAGGAGCGGTCGTCCGGCTAAAGACGCCATTCAGTTTCATTCCGCTTTGACTTCGACGAAGTCTTTCATCTAGTCTCTCCACTGTGGTCTTCAAGCAGTCTTTGACGATTCATAGACGGGGGGCGTGATGGGAAATACGATTCGCGAAAAGATCAGACAAGCCCAGCTCTCGCGGAAGCAAGCGAAGGCCGCCTCGCCTGATTCGACTGGGTCGGAGTCCCACGTCCCATCGGCGCCAGCACAATTGAACGATGACGCCACGCAAGAGGAACGCGTCGCATCACTGTTGCCTGCCGGATTGCTTCCCAAGGACGGCAAGCTCTACTACCGGATTGGCGAAGTGAGCAAGATCACCGGCGTGAAGCCATATGTATTGCGTTATTGGGAATCTGAATTTCGCTGGATGGCCCCTCAAAAGTCTCGCTCAAAGCAGCGGCTCTACCGTCGCAAAGACATCGAGATGATCCTGTTGATCCAGCAACTGCTTCACTCCCAGCGTTACACCATCGCCGGGGCTCGCAAGCGCCTGCGCGAGTTGGGCATCGGTCGAGCCCTCGAAGAAGCAGCGGAAGAGTCGGCGCGAGAGGCCGCGGAACGCCCGGCCTTCGACCACGCCGATTCCGCAGAGGCCTTCCAAAGTATCCGCAACGAATTACTCGCCATCCGAGAAATGCTCTAGCCAGCTGCGGATCCGAAGCGGTTTCCCCCTCGATCCGACGTGCAGGATTTGCCCATGTGGGCTACCCACTAGGCCGTTCGGGCCGTGGCGCAGCTTGGTAGCGCGCTTGACTGGGGGTCAAGAGGTCGCGAGTTCAAATCTCGCCGGCCCGACCAAAATCAAGTTTAAAATCAGGTAGTTAAGAGTGCCGATTTTGCTTGTGGGCCACTTGTGGGCCACTTTTCAATCTATGCAGGCTGCCAAGCGCCTGCGGCGCAACGTCGAGATAGCGTTCCGTGCTCTTGATGTCCGCGTGACCGAGCCATGACTTCAAATTTGCGGCTTGAATTTACTATTCTCGATCGTAATTCCTATCCCTACGCTCGATTCTGCTCGAGATGCGCCCAGGCTGCAGGCAACCGGATGTCCCGATTCGGCTCCTTCGGAGGCATGTTGAAACCTCCGGTCGGCCGCCACTGCATCGCCTTCATCGTCTGTCCGACATGCGTCATGTTCAGCATGTCGTGGCTGTAGCAGAAGAGGCCGTCGCCAGCGTAGTAGAGAATCGAGAGACCGGCGACGAACCAGGGTGAGCCATCTTCTCTCTCACCGAGGATCTGGTCCCACTGGCCCACGACCCGGGGCCCATCGGTCATGACCCAATTTTCGGGCGTCGACCAGCCGTAGCCCGTGAGGCCCATCATCGATTCAACGAAGAAGCTGCGGATATTCTCCCGGCCTTCGATCCGCCCCCAGGCGGGATCGATGTAAGCGGCATCTTCGGTGAAGAAATCGGCAAGGGCCGACCAGGTCTTGCTGCCGACATCGATCTCGTCGCGCACAGCAACGAATTTTTCGTACGTGGCGCGCGCCTCACTTTCGGTCTTCTGCTTGTCGTCATCTGCCATCGGCTCGCTCTCCTCGTGATCGACGTCCTCGACCGACGTCACAGGCGTGACGCTAGCATCCCGCGGAGGAACACTCGCCGCGTCGAGGGGCAGAAGAGGCTTCAATGAGCAACTGACGGCGGGCGATCCGTCGTCTGCGACTAGTAGCAGCTGATGTTCGCGACGCCGTTGCCGATCGGAGGGTGGGAGATTCGAGCCGTGTTTTTGGTTCTGCCGACAAGCAGCACGATCTCGAAGCGATCGAGGCCGGAGGGGGCGATCCCGATCAGGGTCCCCCGATCGGGGAATAGCCCCGGTCTCGTTCCATTCGACATTCTGTTGCACATCGCCCGAAGACAGGACGGTTCTCTCGTTTCCGGTTTGACGTAGACCCGTTACTGGCAATTGCTTCAAATTCCCGGCTTGATTTTACTGTTCTCACCTGACGAACACTTAGGTCAAGAGGAAGACGACGTGTAGAGAGGGCATTGGAGGGGTATGGCATAAAATGAGGGGCATTGGTCATTTACGCCATTTGGGCTTGCGACGATACTGGGGTCCAACGAAGCTTCAACGAAGGAATGGAGAATGCGATGACCATTCTAAGGCGACC is part of the Myxococcales bacterium genome and encodes:
- a CDS encoding MerR family transcriptional regulator, with the protein product MGNTIREKIRQAQLSRKQAKAASPDSTGSESHVPSAPAQLNDDATQEERVASLLPAGLLPKDGKLYYRIGEVSKITGVKPYVLRYWESEFRWMAPQKSRSKQRLYRRKDIEMILLIQQLLHSQRYTIAGARKRLRELGIGRALEEAAEESAREAAERPAFDHADSAEAFQSIRNELLAIREML
- the rplT gene encoding 50S ribosomal protein L20 — protein: MARVKRGVAAAKGRKRLLKLAKGYYGARSKLAGTAKEAVDKAGVYAYIGRKQRKREFRRLWIVRINAACRDQGLSYSRFINGLKQAGVEMDRKVMAELAVSDPTAFSELVKKAKEAATAA
- a CDS encoding integration host factor subunit alpha, with the translated sequence MTKAEIVEQIYERVGFSKKEAAELVEKVFDIIKETLAQGEKVKISGFGNFVVRKKNARKGRNPQTGEEILLQARQVLTFKPSLVLKNILNDEPVKESTNDDPPA
- a CDS encoding nuclear transport factor 2 family protein, which codes for MADDDKQKTESEARATYEKFVAVRDEIDVGSKTWSALADFFTEDAAYIDPAWGRIEGRENIRSFFVESMMGLTGYGWSTPENWVMTDGPRVVGQWDQILGEREDGSPWFVAGLSILYYAGDGLFCYSHDMLNMTHVGQTMKAMQWRPTGGFNMPPKEPNRDIRLPAAWAHLEQNRA